The following coding sequences lie in one Sinorhizobium fredii USDA 257 genomic window:
- a CDS encoding OmpA family protein, with the protein MIKKCAILAVAAIYLSGCTTTDPYTGEQKMSNTAGGALIGAGLGAATGLLVGGSAAGRRDAALVGAGIGALGGGLVGNYMDQQESELRAQLQGTGVSVTRAGDRIILNMPSNITFATDRDQVIPPFYPTLDSVAIVLRKFNKTLIDVDGHTDSTGSASHNQGLSERRAASVANYLAGRGIDQRRISTMGYGMERPVASNASEAGRAQNRRVEISIAPIKQG; encoded by the coding sequence ATGATCAAGAAATGCGCCATCCTGGCTGTCGCGGCCATCTATCTTTCCGGATGCACGACCACCGATCCCTATACGGGAGAACAGAAGATGTCGAACACGGCCGGTGGCGCGCTGATCGGCGCGGGCCTCGGCGCCGCAACCGGCCTCCTGGTCGGCGGCAGTGCTGCCGGACGCCGTGATGCCGCGCTCGTCGGCGCCGGCATCGGCGCGCTCGGCGGTGGCCTGGTCGGCAACTACATGGACCAGCAGGAATCGGAATTGCGCGCCCAGCTGCAGGGCACCGGCGTCTCGGTGACGCGTGCCGGCGACCGCATCATTCTCAACATGCCGTCGAACATCACCTTCGCGACCGACCGCGACCAGGTGATCCCGCCCTTCTACCCGACGCTCGATTCGGTCGCGATCGTGCTGCGCAAGTTCAACAAGACGCTGATCGACGTCGATGGCCACACCGATTCGACCGGCAGCGCCTCCCACAACCAGGGCCTCTCGGAACGCCGCGCCGCCTCCGTCGCCAACTATCTGGCCGGCCGCGGCATCGATCAGCGGCGCATCTCGACCATGGGCTATGGCATGGAGCGGCCCGTCGCATCGAACGCCAGCGAGGCCGGCCGCGCCCAGAACCGCCGCGTCGAAATCTCCATCGCGCCGATCAAGCAGGGCTGA
- a CDS encoding sensor histidine kinase, which produces MMRSLRLRLAVGAVIAIGLVLLVAWLSLTRLFTDYVVGRYRGEMMTIVDTLAAELALQEGQLMLAREPADPRFDLPNGGRYWQVSPVDGSHLRSRSLWDVAIDADAPVPSRYEGFTISEGPDGHPMLVHSQSLSLGEGAPAIRFVASAAFPKRELDEALGDFQAALRLMLLATAGLLAAAAFFQNAIGLKPLRRLSERAASVRAGRDRDFGTSGPSEVQPLVSEINLLLKEREVAVERARARASDLAHGLKTPLTVLAQLAERLPPEDRALALRQVELARQRADRQLQAARMGVERMATTSVMGLGGKLVSVLRPVTAERDVAWEVSIDSSLSLDVDPADLAECLGNLLDNAAKWARSFIRFSARRANGAITILIEDDGPGIAEQNRVAILRRGARLDSTDDREPEGAGLGLAISADIAEAYGASLTLEQSDLGGLRARLTFPVRVVRLPVRDPA; this is translated from the coding sequence ATGATGCGCTCGCTGCGGCTGCGACTGGCGGTCGGAGCAGTGATCGCAATCGGCCTCGTGCTGCTCGTAGCGTGGCTTTCCCTGACCCGGCTGTTCACCGATTACGTGGTCGGGCGGTACCGCGGCGAGATGATGACGATCGTCGACACGCTCGCTGCCGAACTCGCCTTGCAAGAGGGCCAGCTTATGCTCGCGCGCGAGCCGGCAGATCCGCGTTTCGACCTGCCGAACGGCGGCCGCTACTGGCAGGTCTCACCCGTCGACGGCAGTCACCTGCGGTCGCGCTCGCTCTGGGACGTGGCGATCGATGCCGACGCTCCGGTCCCTTCGCGCTACGAGGGTTTTACCATCAGTGAAGGTCCGGACGGACATCCGATGCTGGTCCACAGCCAAAGCCTGTCGCTTGGCGAAGGTGCCCCGGCGATCCGGTTCGTCGCGTCAGCGGCGTTTCCTAAACGGGAACTCGACGAAGCGCTGGGCGATTTCCAAGCGGCGCTGCGGCTGATGCTGCTTGCGACCGCCGGGCTCCTGGCCGCCGCCGCCTTTTTCCAGAATGCCATCGGGCTCAAGCCGCTCCGCCGCCTGAGCGAGCGGGCGGCCTCGGTGCGCGCCGGCCGCGACCGGGATTTCGGAACCTCCGGCCCAAGCGAGGTGCAGCCGCTGGTCAGCGAGATCAATCTCCTCCTGAAGGAACGCGAAGTGGCGGTCGAGCGCGCGCGTGCCCGCGCCAGCGATCTCGCCCACGGCCTCAAGACGCCGCTGACGGTGCTGGCGCAGCTCGCGGAGCGGCTTCCGCCGGAGGATCGCGCCTTGGCGCTCAGACAGGTGGAACTCGCCCGCCAGCGGGCCGACCGGCAGCTGCAGGCCGCGCGCATGGGCGTCGAGCGAATGGCGACGACGTCGGTCATGGGCCTTGGCGGCAAGCTCGTCAGTGTCCTTCGTCCCGTCACCGCCGAGCGGGATGTCGCCTGGGAAGTTTCGATCGACAGCTCGCTTTCGCTCGACGTCGATCCGGCCGACCTTGCCGAATGTCTCGGCAATCTGCTCGACAACGCCGCGAAATGGGCGCGTTCGTTCATCCGCTTCTCGGCACGCCGGGCCAACGGCGCCATCACCATCCTGATCGAGGACGACGGGCCTGGCATTGCCGAACAGAACCGCGTGGCGATCCTCAGACGCGGTGCACGGCTCGACAGCACCGACGACCGAGAGCCCGAAGGCGCGGGACTGGGTCTCGCGATCAGCGCCGACATCGCCGAGGCCTATGGTGCCTCCTTGACCCTAGAGCAGTCCGACCTCGGAGGACTGAGAGCCCGGCTGACCTTTCCGGTCAGGGTCGTGCGGCTTCCGGTGCGCGATCCCGCCTGA
- a CDS encoding response regulator transcription factor yields the protein MRILLAEDDLNIAGHVRGKLEAEGYAVDTLAHGPDIWERGEDGGYAAIILDLGLPGLDGLSILKRWRLDGVETPVVVLTARGSWMERVDGFEAGADDYIPKPFRAEELLARLRALLRRAGPRFQIIKSAGRFTLDEATRRVTFDGEALDLSPLEFRMVAYFIERKGEVLSPLELASHVQGRDDDSAKNAVEAMIARLRRKTESRAIETRRGFGYLLPDDPS from the coding sequence ATGCGCATACTTCTGGCAGAGGACGACCTCAACATTGCTGGCCATGTCCGCGGGAAACTCGAGGCTGAAGGCTATGCGGTCGATACGCTTGCCCACGGCCCCGACATCTGGGAGCGCGGCGAAGACGGCGGCTATGCAGCCATCATCCTCGACCTCGGCCTGCCCGGCCTCGACGGATTGTCGATCCTCAAGCGGTGGCGTCTCGACGGCGTGGAAACGCCGGTGGTGGTGCTGACCGCCCGCGGATCCTGGATGGAGCGCGTCGACGGGTTCGAGGCCGGCGCCGACGACTACATTCCCAAGCCGTTTCGCGCCGAGGAGCTGCTGGCGCGGCTGAGGGCGCTTCTGCGGCGCGCCGGCCCGCGATTCCAGATCATCAAATCGGCGGGCCGCTTCACGCTTGACGAGGCGACCCGCCGGGTCACCTTCGACGGAGAGGCGCTTGATCTCAGCCCGCTCGAATTCCGGATGGTCGCCTACTTCATCGAACGCAAGGGCGAAGTGCTGTCGCCGCTCGAACTGGCAAGCCATGTCCAGGGACGCGACGACGACTCCGCCAAGAACGCCGTCGAGGCGATGATCGCCCGGCTGCGCCGCAAGACCGAGAGCCGCGCCATCGAGACGCGACGCGGATTCGGCTATCTCCTGCCGGACGACCCTTCATGA
- a CDS encoding PepSY domain-containing protein — protein MRDHICLERAAPPRPASLMRRSLAAFVCWSVASCVVPFSASGAALADDGKTGRGNSDAGGSTGDTGTRGDRSTAAPENGSRETRSQEDARDAVVKGEILPLSKLLALVDRDLYGMVIAVDLVRYMGSDVYRLKTRDGAGVIRDLRIDARTGSFVKF, from the coding sequence ATGAGAGACCATATCTGCCTGGAGCGCGCCGCACCGCCTCGTCCCGCTTCGCTCATGCGCCGGAGTCTGGCCGCATTTGTTTGCTGGTCGGTTGCGTCCTGTGTCGTGCCGTTCTCCGCGAGCGGCGCGGCTTTGGCCGATGACGGCAAGACCGGCCGCGGCAACTCGGATGCCGGCGGCAGCACCGGCGATACCGGCACCCGAGGTGATCGCAGCACGGCAGCCCCGGAGAACGGGAGTCGGGAAACGAGAAGCCAGGAGGATGCGCGAGACGCCGTCGTCAAGGGAGAGATCCTGCCGCTGAGCAAGCTGCTCGCCTTGGTGGATCGCGATCTCTACGGCATGGTCATCGCGGTTGATCTGGTGCGGTACATGGGAAGCGACGTCTATCGGCTGAAGACGCGGGATGGCGCGGGCGTCATCCGCGACCTCCGGATCGATGCGCGCACCGGCAGTTTCGTGAAATTCTGA
- the infC gene encoding translation initiation factor IF-3, whose translation MRRPFKADAPVKEGPRANKEIRVPRVQLIDAEGLNLGSVPIDQALRMAEESGLDLVEIAPNSEPPVCKILDLGKLKYANQKKAAEARKKQKIVEIKEIKMRPNIDTHDYEVKMKAMNRFFEEGDKVKVTLKFRGREMAHQELGMKLLLQVKDDTQAIAKVEAEPKLEGRQMMMVLAPK comes from the coding sequence ATTCGCAGACCGTTCAAAGCGGACGCCCCAGTCAAGGAAGGGCCGCGCGCAAACAAGGAAATCCGGGTCCCCCGGGTTCAGCTCATCGACGCCGAAGGCCTGAATTTGGGCAGCGTCCCGATCGATCAGGCGCTCCGCATGGCGGAAGAGTCCGGTCTCGATCTGGTGGAGATCGCACCGAATTCCGAACCGCCGGTGTGCAAGATCCTCGATCTTGGCAAGCTGAAATACGCCAACCAGAAGAAGGCGGCCGAGGCGCGCAAGAAGCAGAAGATCGTCGAGATCAAGGAAATCAAGATGCGCCCGAACATCGACACCCACGATTACGAGGTGAAGATGAAGGCGATGAACCGCTTCTTCGAAGAGGGCGACAAGGTCAAGGTGACGCTGAAGTTCCGCGGCCGCGAAATGGCCCACCAGGAGCTCGGCATGAAGCTTCTGCTGCAGGTCAAGGACGATACCCAGGCGATCGCCAAGGTTGAAGCCGAGCCGAAGCTGGAAGGTCGCCAGATGATGATGGTGCTTGCGCCCAAGTAA
- a CDS encoding transglutaminase-like cysteine peptidase, whose protein sequence is MAFWTGVKTGVAAFCAIFISASMAIPAQSGSTPWMQTGSATSQPIGHFEFCQKNRSECGVRSRAGAPPRVTAGGWAVIRQVNAAVNREISPVTDQELLGRDEVWSYPKGRGDCEDFALEKRRRLMQRGFAAGNLLMTVVRKPDGEGHAVLTVRTAQGDFVLDNLDNGVRLWTNTPYRFLKRQASNNSGRWVTIDNSAEVLVGSVGR, encoded by the coding sequence ATGGCATTTTGGACCGGGGTAAAGACAGGCGTCGCGGCATTCTGCGCAATTTTCATTTCGGCAAGCATGGCAATTCCCGCACAGTCGGGATCCACTCCCTGGATGCAGACCGGCTCGGCAACTTCCCAGCCGATCGGGCATTTCGAGTTCTGCCAGAAGAACAGGAGTGAATGCGGCGTCCGGTCTCGGGCGGGCGCGCCGCCGCGTGTCACGGCAGGCGGCTGGGCCGTCATCCGGCAGGTGAACGCCGCCGTCAACCGCGAGATTTCGCCGGTCACCGACCAGGAGCTTCTCGGCAGGGACGAGGTCTGGTCCTATCCGAAAGGGCGGGGCGACTGCGAGGATTTCGCGCTCGAAAAGCGCCGGCGCCTGATGCAGCGCGGCTTTGCTGCCGGCAATCTGTTGATGACCGTGGTGCGCAAACCCGACGGCGAGGGCCATGCGGTGCTGACGGTGCGCACCGCCCAGGGCGATTTCGTCCTCGACAATCTCGACAACGGTGTCAGGCTTTGGACCAATACGCCCTACCGCTTCCTGAAGCGCCAGGCTTCCAACAATAGCGGCCGCTGGGTCACGATCGACAACAGCGCCGAGGTGCTCGTCGGCTCCGTCGGCAGATAA
- a CDS encoding alpha/beta hydrolase: MSAMPAETEITRIMVGTAGAARSIAMRVFSAEPASESPALVWLGGYRSDMTGTKAVEVERHAQAVGTNCVRFDYSAHGASGGDFKEGTISRWLEESLAVVDHAVAGRMILIGSSMGAWLALRLIEELRARGQGKRVAGLVLIAPAPDFTAELIEPNLTTAERTSLAERGYFEEPSEYSPEPNIFTRALIEDGRQNRVLKGPIETGCPVHILQGMRDLDVPYTHALKLMEHMPADDVVMTLIRDGDHRLSREEDIVKLKQAISAMLAKA; encoded by the coding sequence ATGTCAGCGATGCCGGCCGAAACCGAAATCACGCGGATAATGGTGGGTACGGCCGGTGCGGCGCGCAGCATCGCCATGCGGGTTTTCAGCGCCGAACCGGCCTCGGAAAGCCCCGCCCTCGTCTGGCTCGGCGGCTACCGCTCCGACATGACCGGCACGAAGGCGGTCGAGGTCGAACGTCACGCGCAAGCGGTCGGAACGAACTGCGTCCGCTTCGACTATTCCGCCCATGGCGCTTCCGGCGGCGACTTCAAAGAAGGCACGATCTCACGCTGGCTCGAAGAAAGCCTCGCCGTCGTCGATCACGCGGTCGCCGGGCGCATGATCCTGATCGGTTCCTCCATGGGTGCCTGGCTCGCCCTGCGCCTTATCGAAGAACTGAGGGCGCGCGGCCAAGGGAAACGTGTGGCCGGCCTGGTGCTGATCGCCCCCGCCCCGGACTTCACCGCCGAGCTGATCGAACCCAATCTGACGACGGCCGAGCGGACTTCGCTTGCCGAACGGGGCTATTTCGAGGAGCCGTCGGAATATAGCCCCGAGCCCAACATCTTCACCCGCGCCCTGATCGAGGACGGGCGGCAAAACCGGGTCCTCAAGGGACCGATCGAGACGGGCTGCCCGGTGCATATTCTTCAGGGGATGCGCGATTTGGATGTGCCCTATACGCACGCGCTGAAGCTCATGGAGCACATGCCGGCGGACGACGTCGTCATGACCCTCATTCGTGACGGCGACCACCGGTTGTCGCGCGAGGAAGACATCGTCAAACTGAAACAGGCCATTAGCGCCATGCTTGCCAAGGCCTGA
- the rpmI gene encoding 50S ribosomal protein L35, with protein sequence MPKMKTKSSAKKRFKVTATGKVRAAAAGKRHGMIKRSNKFIRDARGTMVLAEPDGKKVVKNYLPNGL encoded by the coding sequence ATGCCCAAGATGAAGACGAAATCGTCTGCCAAGAAGCGGTTCAAAGTAACCGCGACCGGCAAGGTTCGAGCTGCCGCTGCTGGCAAGCGCCACGGCATGATCAAGCGGTCCAACAAGTTCATTCGCGACGCACGCGGAACCATGGTTCTCGCAGAGCCTGATGGCAAGAAGGTCGTCAAGAATTACCTGCCGAACGGTCTCTAA
- the cfa1 gene encoding cyclopropane-fatty-acyl-phospholipid synthase, with protein sequence MFPLSHMMKAFIRKGSLTVIDADGKRHVFAGEQGPSVTMRLTDKRLYRNLVLNAELAAGEAYMDGTMRFEEGSTLRDFLTLFSINRLSLGSYPLQKLLRAIKMRFRKRQQANPKGKAQQNVAHHYDLGNDFYKLFLDENMLYSCAYFRDPDETLEAAQRNKLRLLAAKLCLKPGMKVLDIGCGWGDLALYLATLENVEVLGVTLSKEQQALASERARAAGMADRVRFELKDYRDVEGPFDRIVSVGMFEHVGVHHYDEYFKKLNALMPDDGLAVLHSIGHMSPPGMASPWLRKYIFPGAYSPALSEVFEVVERNSLWVMDLEFLRVHYATTLAHWGARFEENRDKVIAMYDERFARMWEFYLISAEMMFRTGSQLVFHMQLSRSRDAAPIVRDYITDQQRAYIEREKALDLSI encoded by the coding sequence ATGTTTCCACTGTCGCACATGATGAAAGCCTTCATCCGCAAGGGTAGCCTGACGGTGATCGACGCCGACGGCAAGAGGCACGTCTTCGCCGGAGAGCAGGGGCCGAGCGTCACGATGCGGCTGACCGATAAGCGGCTCTATCGCAATCTCGTCCTCAATGCCGAGCTCGCCGCCGGCGAGGCCTATATGGACGGGACGATGCGCTTCGAGGAGGGGTCGACGCTGCGTGACTTTCTCACGCTCTTCTCGATCAACCGGCTGTCGCTCGGCTCCTATCCGCTCCAGAAGCTGTTGCGGGCGATCAAGATGCGCTTCCGCAAGCGCCAGCAGGCAAATCCAAAGGGCAAGGCGCAGCAGAACGTCGCCCATCACTACGATCTCGGCAACGATTTCTACAAGCTGTTCCTCGACGAGAACATGCTCTATTCCTGCGCCTATTTCCGCGACCCGGACGAGACGCTGGAGGCGGCGCAGCGCAACAAACTGCGGCTGCTGGCCGCGAAACTTTGCCTGAAGCCCGGCATGAAAGTACTCGACATCGGCTGCGGCTGGGGCGATCTGGCGCTCTATCTGGCGACGCTCGAAAATGTCGAGGTCCTCGGTGTCACCCTGTCGAAGGAGCAGCAGGCGCTTGCCTCCGAGCGAGCCCGCGCTGCCGGCATGGCCGACCGGGTGCGCTTCGAGCTGAAGGACTATCGCGATGTCGAGGGGCCCTTCGACCGCATCGTCTCGGTCGGTATGTTCGAGCATGTCGGCGTGCATCACTACGACGAGTATTTCAAGAAGCTGAACGCTCTGATGCCGGATGACGGCCTCGCCGTTCTGCACTCGATCGGCCATATGAGCCCGCCCGGCATGGCGAGTCCCTGGCTCAGGAAGTATATCTTCCCGGGCGCCTATTCGCCGGCCCTGTCGGAAGTCTTCGAAGTCGTCGAGCGCAACAGCCTGTGGGTGATGGATCTCGAATTCCTGCGCGTCCATTACGCGACGACGCTTGCCCATTGGGGCGCGCGTTTCGAGGAAAATCGCGACAAGGTCATTGCGATGTATGACGAGCGCTTCGCCCGGATGTGGGAGTTCTACCTGATCAGCGCCGAAATGATGTTCCGCACCGGCAGCCAGCTGGTCTTCCACATGCAGCTGTCGCGCTCGCGCGATGCGGCGCCAATCGTGCGCGACTACATCACCGACCAGCAACGCGCCTATATCGAGCGGGAGAAGGCGCTGGATCTGTCGATTTGA
- the mbfA gene encoding iron exporter MbfA: MFSRLFSRSKRPFLSLSEQEILALAISSEEDDGRIYLAYADALREKYPHSARVFEAMAEEESHHRKTLIDLHVARFGNRIPLIRREHVRGFPERKPDWLIAEMPIERARAEAEAMEEAAHRFYIEAAARTRDAATRKLLGDLAIAEKAHESLARRLGERHTPADVRAEEDQTSHRQFILTYVQPGLAGLMDGSVSTLAPIFAAAFATQDTWQTFLVGLSASVGAGISMGFTEAAHDDGKLSGRGSPVKRGLASGIMTALGGLGHALPYLIPHFWTATVTAVAIVFFELWAIAFIQNRFMETPFLRAAFQVVLGGGLVLAAGIVIGNA; this comes from the coding sequence GTGTTTTCCCGCCTCTTTTCCCGTTCCAAGCGCCCGTTTCTGTCCTTGAGCGAACAGGAAATCCTGGCGCTCGCCATCTCTTCGGAAGAGGATGACGGCCGCATCTACCTCGCCTATGCGGATGCGCTGCGGGAAAAATATCCGCACTCCGCCAGGGTCTTCGAGGCCATGGCCGAAGAAGAGAGCCACCATCGAAAGACCCTGATCGACCTGCATGTCGCTCGCTTCGGCAATCGCATTCCGCTCATCCGGCGCGAGCATGTGCGCGGCTTTCCGGAGCGCAAGCCGGACTGGCTGATTGCCGAGATGCCGATCGAAAGGGCACGTGCCGAGGCGGAGGCCATGGAGGAGGCGGCCCACCGCTTCTATATCGAGGCGGCGGCACGAACGCGCGACGCGGCGACGCGCAAGCTGTTGGGGGATCTGGCGATCGCCGAGAAGGCGCATGAATCTCTCGCGCGCCGTCTCGGCGAAAGGCATACACCCGCCGACGTCCGCGCCGAGGAAGACCAGACATCGCATCGCCAGTTCATTCTTACCTATGTGCAGCCGGGCCTGGCAGGCTTGATGGATGGTTCGGTTTCGACGCTGGCGCCGATCTTCGCCGCCGCTTTTGCAACTCAGGATACCTGGCAAACCTTCCTGGTCGGGCTTTCGGCCTCGGTCGGTGCGGGCATTTCCATGGGTTTCACCGAAGCCGCCCATGATGATGGCAAGCTTTCCGGCCGCGGCTCACCGGTCAAGCGTGGCCTCGCCTCCGGCATCATGACGGCGCTCGGCGGTCTCGGCCATGCGCTCCCCTATCTGATACCGCATTTCTGGACGGCGACGGTGACCGCGGTGGCGATCGTTTTCTTCGAGCTCTGGGCCATCGCCTTCATCCAGAACCGTTTCATGGAAACGCCATTCCTCAGAGCGGCCTTCCAGGTCGTGCTCGGCGGCGGCCTGGTGCTGGCGGCCGGCATCGTCATCGGCAATGCCTGA
- the efp gene encoding elongation factor P, with protein MVKVIASSVRKGNVLDVDGKLYVVLTAQNFHPGKGTPVTQVDMRRISDGVKVSERYRTTEQVERAFVEDREHTFLYEDGEGFHFMNPESYDQLVMTTEDIGDLKAYLQEGMAVMLSIHEGLAIAIDLPRHVILEITETEPVVKGQTASSSYKPAVLSNGVRTLVPPHIQAGTRVVIATEDGSYVERAKD; from the coding sequence ATGGTCAAGGTCATCGCTTCTTCGGTCCGCAAGGGCAACGTTCTCGACGTCGACGGCAAGCTTTATGTCGTGCTCACCGCCCAGAACTTCCATCCGGGCAAAGGCACGCCGGTCACCCAGGTCGACATGCGCCGCATCTCCGACGGCGTGAAGGTCTCGGAGCGCTATCGCACCACCGAGCAGGTCGAGCGCGCCTTCGTCGAGGACCGCGAGCACACCTTCCTTTATGAAGATGGCGAAGGCTTTCACTTCATGAATCCCGAAAGCTACGACCAGCTCGTCATGACCACCGAAGACATCGGCGATTTGAAGGCCTATCTGCAAGAGGGCATGGCGGTGATGCTGTCGATCCACGAGGGCCTCGCGATCGCCATCGACCTGCCGCGTCACGTTATCCTCGAAATCACCGAGACCGAACCGGTCGTCAAGGGCCAGACGGCTTCTTCATCCTACAAGCCGGCGGTCCTCTCAAATGGCGTGCGCACGCTCGTGCCGCCGCATATCCAGGCGGGCACCCGCGTCGTCATCGCCACGGAAGACGGCTCCTATGTCGAGCGCGCCAAGGACTGA
- a CDS encoding lysine-2,3-aminomutase-like protein, translating into MTAERALRTARELVDAGLVEASAEAAISRVASRYAIAISPAVANLIDRDDPNDPIARQFVPDAAELMLMPEERADPIGDSAHSPVSGIVHRYPDRVLLKAVHVCPVYCRFCFRREMVGPQGLGTLTTGELDAAIAYIADHSEIWEVILTGGDPLVLSPRRLQEIMERLGAIGHVKVVRFHTRVPVVEPDRVDAILIASLKSSGKATYVALHANHPRELTEEARAAAARLIDAGIVMISQSVLLKGVNDDPGVLADLMRAFVETRIKPYYLHHPDLAPGTSHFRLTIEEGQALVAALRGRVSGLCQPTYILDIPGGHGKAVVSASAIEAEGGGCYTVTDFRGNEHSYPPQG; encoded by the coding sequence ATGACCGCGGAACGCGCCCTCAGGACGGCACGCGAGCTCGTCGACGCCGGCCTGGTCGAAGCCTCGGCCGAGGCAGCGATCTCCCGCGTCGCCTCTCGATACGCCATCGCCATCAGCCCCGCTGTTGCAAACCTCATCGACCGAGACGATCCGAATGATCCGATCGCCCGGCAATTCGTGCCCGATGCGGCAGAGCTGATGCTCATGCCGGAAGAGCGGGCCGACCCGATCGGCGACAGTGCGCACAGTCCCGTCTCTGGCATCGTCCACCGCTATCCGGACCGGGTGCTACTCAAGGCCGTGCATGTCTGCCCGGTCTATTGCCGCTTCTGTTTCCGCCGCGAGATGGTCGGTCCGCAGGGACTTGGCACGCTGACGACCGGCGAGCTCGACGCGGCAATCGCCTATATCGCCGATCATTCGGAGATCTGGGAGGTGATCCTCACCGGCGGCGACCCGCTGGTGCTCTCGCCACGGCGGCTCCAAGAAATCATGGAACGCCTCGGCGCGATCGGCCATGTCAAGGTCGTCCGTTTCCATACGCGCGTACCGGTCGTCGAGCCGGATCGCGTCGATGCGATTCTCATCGCGTCACTCAAAAGCAGCGGCAAGGCGACCTATGTGGCGCTCCACGCCAATCATCCACGCGAACTGACAGAGGAAGCGCGGGCCGCCGCTGCCCGGCTGATCGATGCGGGGATCGTCATGATCAGCCAATCGGTGCTGCTGAAGGGCGTCAACGACGACCCGGGGGTGCTCGCCGACCTGATGCGCGCCTTCGTCGAGACGCGGATCAAGCCCTATTACCTGCACCATCCGGATCTGGCGCCCGGCACCAGCCATTTCCGGCTGACGATCGAGGAGGGCCAGGCGCTCGTCGCCGCGCTGCGCGGCCGCGTCTCGGGCCTCTGCCAGCCGACCTATATCCTCGACATTCCCGGCGGCCACGGCAAGGCCGTCGTCAGCGCAAGCGCGATCGAGGCGGAAGGAGGTGGCTGCTACACCGTCACCGATTTCCGCGGAAACGAGCACAGCTATCCGCCGCAAGGCTGA
- the epmA gene encoding EF-P lysine aminoacylase EpmA produces MPHASPWWTPDVHADRRPFLIGRNRIQSALRRYFGERDFIEIDTATLQLSPGNEAHLHAFATQALGPDGSVQPLYLHTSPEFACKKLLAAGERRIVCFAHVYRNRERGPLHHPEFTMLEWYRADESYETLMRDCADILALAAETAGAASLTYRGRSCDPFKEPERLSVVEAFARFAGIDLLASLAKDGTTDRESLAAAMREAGLRVADDDSWADLFSRALVEKVEPNLGFGRPTILDAYPVTEAALARPTPRDRRVAERFELYACGIELANAFGELTDAAEQRRRFELEMTEKARVYGETYPLDEDFLAALAIMPEASGIALGFDRLAMLATGASRIDQVLWTPVTEVRR; encoded by the coding sequence ATGCCGCATGCTTCACCCTGGTGGACCCCGGATGTCCATGCCGACCGGCGCCCCTTCCTGATCGGACGCAACCGCATCCAGTCGGCGCTGCGCCGGTACTTCGGCGAGCGCGACTTCATCGAGATCGATACGGCGACGCTGCAGCTGTCACCGGGCAACGAGGCGCATCTGCACGCCTTTGCAACGCAAGCGCTTGGGCCCGACGGATCGGTGCAGCCGCTCTATTTGCACACCTCGCCGGAATTCGCCTGCAAGAAGCTGCTCGCTGCCGGCGAAAGGCGCATCGTCTGTTTCGCCCATGTCTACCGCAACCGCGAGCGCGGCCCGCTGCACCATCCGGAATTCACCATGCTCGAATGGTACCGCGCTGACGAGAGCTATGAGACGCTGATGCGCGATTGCGCCGACATCCTCGCGCTTGCCGCCGAGACCGCCGGCGCGGCGTCTCTTACCTACCGGGGCAGAAGCTGCGATCCCTTCAAGGAACCGGAACGGCTTTCGGTGGTCGAGGCTTTCGCGCGCTTTGCCGGGATCGACCTCCTCGCCTCCCTCGCGAAGGATGGCACGACGGACCGTGAAAGCCTGGCCGCAGCCATGCGGGAGGCAGGTCTCCGCGTCGCCGACGACGACAGCTGGGCGGATCTCTTCAGCCGCGCGCTCGTCGAAAAGGTCGAACCCAATCTCGGCTTCGGCCGGCCGACGATCCTCGACGCGTATCCGGTCACTGAGGCCGCACTCGCCCGTCCGACGCCGCGCGACCGCCGCGTCGCCGAGCGTTTCGAGCTTTATGCCTGCGGGATCGAGCTTGCCAATGCCTTCGGCGAACTGACCGATGCGGCCGAACAGCGCCGCCGCTTCGAGCTGGAAATGACCGAAAAGGCGCGGGTCTATGGCGAAACCTACCCGCTCGACGAGGATTTCCTGGCGGCACTTGCCATCATGCCGGAGGCGAGCGGCATCGCCCTCGGCTTCGATCGTCTGGCGATGCTGGCGACCGGCGCCTCCCGCATCGACCAGGTCCTCTGGACGCCGGTGACGGAGGTCAGGAGATGA